The stretch of DNA AGCCAGGCCGTGGCGGCGCCGCCGATCCCGCTCAGGGCCGGGGCGACGAGCCCGCAGACGACGATGAACCGGCCGACGACGGAAGGCGCGCTCAGCAACCCGTCATCGGCCACGGCGGGCCGGAGCAGGTGGGCCGCGACGCCGATTTCGACGAGGTTGCAGGCGGCATAGAGCAGATGGCCGGCGCTCGGCCCCGCATGATCGCATTCGCGGCCAGGTTGGCCACGAAGCCGGCGACGAACACACCCGCCCGGGCTCCCGGGCGGCGGTCGAGGAGCGCTGCCAGGAGCACGGCGTTGGCCGGCCACACGGCGGCGATGTCGCGTCCGTCGCTCGTCAGGTGGATCGTGCCGGCCGCCAGCACCAGGGACAGAAGGCCGACGACACACTCTTCCAATCTTGCTGTCACAGAAGGACCCACAAGTTCCAGCGTCGCCTGTTGCGGCATCAGAGCAGTGATGCATGGGTTAGATAAAATTGCAATGATTGAATTTCGAACAACGCAATGAAAATTCGCCCATCATTCACAATATAAAACTTTAGTATTGGTTATATCGCGTTACATGCGGTCGCAAAGCGCAATTTTTGCTTGGCATAAATTGAGTTAATTCATTCTCAGGTGGCATTCGCGTGGTCAGCAGCCGGTTGCGGCTTTGGCTGCTCGATCGTCCTTCGATAGCGGCTCTCCGTGTTCACATAACAAATCATCGGACATGACAATTGGAAAATCAATTCATCGATATATCGTAACCGTTAAAACAGTGTGTCTCTCCAACAGCGTGAGGAAAAAACGGTATCCTTGCACGGCTCGGCTTGCATCATCGGCAATCAAGGATCCCGGGTTCTCGGCTACGTGCAAGCCGAGGATGACGGCACGACAGGCCGGCTTGCCTACCCCATCGATCGATACCTTCGACCAGGCCCGGAAGGCTGGAGCAGCGTCCGATCACGATGCATCGGGCATTGTTCCGGGTCCCTGATCGTGTCGCGTTGTCTGGGATGAGTCGACACGACTTCGTCAAGAAACGCTCTCAAGCGCCGCCATACGACTTTTGGACGATGCACCCTCGGGTGGTGTGCCCTTTCTGCCGGCACGCGAGACCTCGCCCCGGTCCGGGGCCGGCAAGCGGCACGATGCTGGACCCTGACGTAATCCGGGCAAGTCCGCCCCCGCTCTCGACGGGAGGAGGGATGAGCATACGGGCAGGAGGCATCCGGAGCGAAGCTGAACCGTGATGCCGTCGGTACGACGACTTGCGCCCACCTGCGGACGCGCCACCACCTCGACCTCGGTGTTCTTCCGTCGGCAGGAGGAGGAGAGATCCACCGTTGCGGCGCCGGCAACCGCGCCCCGCCGCAATGCTCGGCACCATCACGCCTGAATCACGGGGCCGGCGGATCGCTCGGACCGGGTAATTCTGCAACATCGCCGATGATGAAGCCGAAAATTTACCGACAAAGTCTGCGCTGTCTCCCGCCCATCGTCTTCATACATTGGACGCCGACAACGACGTAAAAACGTTCGTTCGCGATGATGATCCGACAGATATCCCCGCCCATTGCGGGACGATGATCCTGTAGGCCAGTCGAGCGACAATCATGGGCCTTCGTCCGGGGGCACGCTCCATGCGATCCAATCCGAACGGGCAGCCGATCCTCACCGGCTATCAGCCCGATATCGACGGTCTGCGCGCCGTCGCCGTGCTGGCGGTGATCCTCTACCATGCCGGCCTCGTCTGGATACCCGGCGGCTTCGTCGGGGTCGACGTGTTCTTCGTCATCTCCGGCTACGTCATCACCCGCGGATTGCTGCGGGAGGCGGCGGGCGGCGGCATCGGCCTGGCGGCTTTCTACGCCCGGCGCATCCGGCGCATCCTGCCCGCCCTGACGGCGACCCTGGCGGTCACCTCGCTGGCGGCCTGGTGGATCCTGCTGCCGCCGCAATTCGAGGATTACGCCGGCAGCGCGGCGGCCTCGGCGCTCTCGGTGGCAAACCTCTATTTCTGGCGCGCCTCGGGTTATTTCGACGCCGCGGCCCTGTATCGGCCGCTGCTGCATACCTGGTCTCTCTCGGTCGAGGAGCAGTTCTACCTCGTCCTGCCGGTGTCGCTCCTGCTGGCACTCCGCCTGCGCCTGCGGCCGCTCTTGTGGCCCTTCGCGCTCGCCGCCCTGCTCTCGCTGGGGTTGAGCCTCTATGCCGGCCGCGCCGCGCCGACGGCGAATTTCTACCTGCTGCCGACCCGGGCCTGGGAGCTCCTCGCCGGCACCCTGCTGGCGATGGCGCCGCCGGCGCGGACGATGCCGGCGCCCGCCCTGCGCCGGATCGCCGGCTTGGCCGGGCTCGCCCTCATCCTCGCGCCGTCCCTCCTCTACACCGAGGCGACGCCCTTCCCGGGCGCCGGCGCCCTGCCGCCCTGCCTCGGCACCGCCCTGCTGATCCGCCTCGGCGAGGGACAGGGACCGCGCGGGGCGGCGACCCGCCTGCTCGCCGCCCCTCCCCTCGTCGCGATCGGGCTGATCTCCTACTCGGCCTATCTCGTGCATTGGCCGCTGATCGTGCTCGGGCGGATCGCCCTGATGCGGGACTTCACCACGCCCGAGACCGTCGCGGTGATCGGCGCGACGCTTCTCCTCGCCGCCCTGTCGTACCGGTTCATCGAGCGGCCGTTCCGCCACCCGCCCTCGCCCGCGCGGCGGATGCGCCCGGTCTTCGCCGGCGGGCTCCTCGCCACGCTGGTGATGGCCGGCCTCGGCTGGGCCGGCGCCACCAGCGGCGGCCTGCCCGGCCGCTTCCCCGATTTCCGCCTGCGGCCGGTGGCCGGCAGCGAGACCTGGAACCACCGCACCTGCTTCCTGTTCGCCGACCAGAGCTGGCAGGCCTGGGACCCGGAGGGTTGCGTCCGTACGCGGGCCAAGGACGGGCTGGTGCTGCTCTGGGGCGACAGCTTCGCGGCGCATTACGTGCCCGGGCTGATCCGGCACGCCGACAGGCTGCCCGGCCGTCTGGTCCAGTACACGGCGGCGGGGTGCCGGCCGGTGCTCGGCACGAATTCGCACGTCCTGCCGCATTGCCGGGCCTTCAACGACAACGCCCTGGCGCTGATCCGCCGGCTCGGGATCCGCGACGTGGTGCTGGCGGCCCGCTGGGGGGCGCAGCGCGACCGCGCCCTGCCGGAGCGCCTGCGCGAGACCGTGGC from Methylobacterium aquaticum encodes:
- a CDS encoding acyltransferase family protein, with the protein product MRSNPNGQPILTGYQPDIDGLRAVAVLAVILYHAGLVWIPGGFVGVDVFFVISGYVITRGLLREAAGGGIGLAAFYARRIRRILPALTATLAVTSLAAWWILLPPQFEDYAGSAAASALSVANLYFWRASGYFDAAALYRPLLHTWSLSVEEQFYLVLPVSLLLALRLRLRPLLWPFALAALLSLGLSLYAGRAAPTANFYLLPTRAWELLAGTLLAMAPPARTMPAPALRRIAGLAGLALILAPSLLYTEATPFPGAGALPPCLGTALLIRLGEGQGPRGAATRLLAAPPLVAIGLISYSAYLVHWPLIVLGRIALMRDFTTPETVAVIGATLLLAALSYRFIERPFRHPPSPARRMRPVFAGGLLATLVMAGLGWAGATSGGLPGRFPDFRLRPVAGSETWNHRTCFLFADQSWQAWDPEGCVRTRAKDGLVLLWGDSFAAHYVPGLIRHADRLPGRLVQYTAAGCRPVLGTNSHVLPHCRAFNDNALALIRRLGIRDVVLAARWGAQRDRALPERLRETVAQVMALGARIHVVGQSPEFPLDPAFLAYHQRRDPPEDAGRWRPVEGLHLNHALRAALPAGAAFVDPAAALCAGGTCPFARGETFFYADTGHLSSAGAALAVERFLEAGLFAPPRSAAALP